From a region of the Eulemur rufifrons isolate Redbay chromosome 7, OSU_ERuf_1, whole genome shotgun sequence genome:
- the CDC25A gene encoding M-phase inducer phosphatase 1 isoform X1, whose translation MELGPEPPHRRRLLFACSSPPAPQPVVKALFDTPAAGGLSPVTNLTVTMDQLQGLGSEYQQPLELKNNSNLQRMGSSESTDSGFCLDSPGPLDSKENLENPMRRINSLPQKLLGCSPALKRSHSDSLDHDIFQLIDQDENKENEAFEFKKPVRPASRGCLHTHGLEEGKDLFTQRQNSAPARMFSFNERDSGEPGNSVPLFMPQSPVTATLSDEDDGFMDLLDGENLKNDETPSCMASLWTAPLVMRKTMNLGNRSKLFDSPSLCSTSIRSTLKRPERSQEESPRGNTKRRKSTAGASPEKAASPEKAQEIPHQSLSLASSPKGTIENILDSDPRDLIGDFSKGYLFHTVAGKHQDLKYISPEIMASVLNGKFANLIKEFVIIDCRYPYEYEGGHIKGAVNLHMEEEVEDFLLKKPIVPTDGKRVIVVFHCEFSSERGPRMCRYVRERDRLGNEYPKLHYPELYVLKGGYKEFFMKCQSHCEPPSYRPMHHEDFKEDLKKFRTKSRTWAGEKSKREMYSRLKKL comes from the exons ATGGAACTGGGCCCGGAGCCCCCGCACCGCCGCCGCCTGCTCTTCGCCTGCAGCTCCCCTCCCGCGCCACAGCCCGTCGTGAAAGCGCTGTTTGATACGCCAGCCGCCGGGGGACTGTCGCCTGTCACCAACCTGACGGTCACCATGGACCAgctgcagggcctgggcag TGAGTATCAGCAGCCACTGGAGTTGAAAAACAACAGCAATCTGCAGAGAATGGGTTCCTCCGAGTCAACTGATTCAG gTTTCTGTCTGGATTCTCCTGGGCCCTTAGACAGTAAAGAAAA CCTTGAAAATCCCATGAGGAGAATAAATTCCTTACCT CAGAAGCTTTTGGGATGTAGCCCAGCTCTGAAGAGGAGCCATTCTGATTCTCTTGACCATGACATCTTTCAACTCATTGACCAGgatgagaacaaagaaaat GAAGCCTTTGAGTTTAAGAAGCCAGTAAGACCTGCATCCCGTGGCTGCCTGCACACTCATGGACTCGAGGAGGGTAAAGATCTCTTCACACAGAGGCAGAATTCTGCCCCAGCTCGGATG TTTTCTTTCAATGAAAGAGATAGCGGTGAACCAGGGAATTCCGTTCCTCTTTTTATGCCGCAGTCACCTGTGACAGCCACTTTGTCTGATGAGGATGATGGCTTCATGGACCTTCTCGATGGAGAGAATCTGAag aaTGATGAGACCCCATCATGCATGGCAAGCCTCTGGACAGCTCCCCTTGTCATGAGAAAAACTATGAACCTC GGTAACCGAAGCAAGCTGTTTGACTCCCCTTCCCTGTGTAGCACCAGCATTCGGTCAACACTGAAGAGACCAGAACGATCTCAAGAGGAGTCACCACGTGGAAATACAAAGCGGAGGAAGAGCACGGCTGGGGCCAGCCCTGAAAAGGCAGCTAGTCCAGAGAAGGCCCAGGAG ATTCCACATCAGTCTTTATCCCTGGCATCTTCCCCAAAAGGGACCATTGAGAACATTTTGGACAGTGACCCAAGGGACCTTATAGGAGACTTCTCCAAG ggtTATCTCTTTCATACAGTCGCTGGGAAACATCAGGATTTAAAATACATCTCTCCAGAAATT ATGGCATCTGTTCTGAATGGCAAATTTGCCAACCTTATTAAAGAATTTGTTATCATTGACTGCCGATACCCGTATGAATATGAGGGAGGCCACATCAAG GGTGCGGTAAACTTGCACATGGAAGAAGAGGTTGAAGACTTCTTACTCAAGAAACCCATTGTACCTACTGATGGCAAGCGTGTCATCGTTGTGTTCCACTGCGAGTTTTCTTCTGAGAGAGGTCCCCGAAT GTGCcggtatgtgagagagagagatcggCTTGGCAATGAATACCCCAAACTTCACTACCCTGAGCTGTATGTCCTGAAGGGGGGATACAAGGAGTTCTTCATGAAATGCCAG TCTCACTGTGAGCCTCCCAGCTACCGACCTATGCACCATGAGGACTTTAAAGAAGACCTCAAGAAGTTCCGCACCAAGAGCCGGACCTGGGCAGGAGAAAAGAGCAAAAGGGAGATGTACAGTCGTCTGAAGAAGCTCTGA
- the CDC25A gene encoding M-phase inducer phosphatase 1 isoform X2: MELGPEPPHRRRLLFACSSPPAPQPVVKALFDTPAAGGLSPVTNLTVTMDQLQGLGSEYQQPLELKNNSNLQRMGSSESTDSGFCLDSPGPLDSKENLENPMRRINSLPQKLLGCSPALKRSHSDSLDHDIFQLIDQDENKENFSFNERDSGEPGNSVPLFMPQSPVTATLSDEDDGFMDLLDGENLKNDETPSCMASLWTAPLVMRKTMNLGNRSKLFDSPSLCSTSIRSTLKRPERSQEESPRGNTKRRKSTAGASPEKAASPEKAQEIPHQSLSLASSPKGTIENILDSDPRDLIGDFSKGYLFHTVAGKHQDLKYISPEIMASVLNGKFANLIKEFVIIDCRYPYEYEGGHIKGAVNLHMEEEVEDFLLKKPIVPTDGKRVIVVFHCEFSSERGPRMCRYVRERDRLGNEYPKLHYPELYVLKGGYKEFFMKCQSHCEPPSYRPMHHEDFKEDLKKFRTKSRTWAGEKSKREMYSRLKKL, translated from the exons ATGGAACTGGGCCCGGAGCCCCCGCACCGCCGCCGCCTGCTCTTCGCCTGCAGCTCCCCTCCCGCGCCACAGCCCGTCGTGAAAGCGCTGTTTGATACGCCAGCCGCCGGGGGACTGTCGCCTGTCACCAACCTGACGGTCACCATGGACCAgctgcagggcctgggcag TGAGTATCAGCAGCCACTGGAGTTGAAAAACAACAGCAATCTGCAGAGAATGGGTTCCTCCGAGTCAACTGATTCAG gTTTCTGTCTGGATTCTCCTGGGCCCTTAGACAGTAAAGAAAA CCTTGAAAATCCCATGAGGAGAATAAATTCCTTACCT CAGAAGCTTTTGGGATGTAGCCCAGCTCTGAAGAGGAGCCATTCTGATTCTCTTGACCATGACATCTTTCAACTCATTGACCAGgatgagaacaaagaaaat TTTTCTTTCAATGAAAGAGATAGCGGTGAACCAGGGAATTCCGTTCCTCTTTTTATGCCGCAGTCACCTGTGACAGCCACTTTGTCTGATGAGGATGATGGCTTCATGGACCTTCTCGATGGAGAGAATCTGAag aaTGATGAGACCCCATCATGCATGGCAAGCCTCTGGACAGCTCCCCTTGTCATGAGAAAAACTATGAACCTC GGTAACCGAAGCAAGCTGTTTGACTCCCCTTCCCTGTGTAGCACCAGCATTCGGTCAACACTGAAGAGACCAGAACGATCTCAAGAGGAGTCACCACGTGGAAATACAAAGCGGAGGAAGAGCACGGCTGGGGCCAGCCCTGAAAAGGCAGCTAGTCCAGAGAAGGCCCAGGAG ATTCCACATCAGTCTTTATCCCTGGCATCTTCCCCAAAAGGGACCATTGAGAACATTTTGGACAGTGACCCAAGGGACCTTATAGGAGACTTCTCCAAG ggtTATCTCTTTCATACAGTCGCTGGGAAACATCAGGATTTAAAATACATCTCTCCAGAAATT ATGGCATCTGTTCTGAATGGCAAATTTGCCAACCTTATTAAAGAATTTGTTATCATTGACTGCCGATACCCGTATGAATATGAGGGAGGCCACATCAAG GGTGCGGTAAACTTGCACATGGAAGAAGAGGTTGAAGACTTCTTACTCAAGAAACCCATTGTACCTACTGATGGCAAGCGTGTCATCGTTGTGTTCCACTGCGAGTTTTCTTCTGAGAGAGGTCCCCGAAT GTGCcggtatgtgagagagagagatcggCTTGGCAATGAATACCCCAAACTTCACTACCCTGAGCTGTATGTCCTGAAGGGGGGATACAAGGAGTTCTTCATGAAATGCCAG TCTCACTGTGAGCCTCCCAGCTACCGACCTATGCACCATGAGGACTTTAAAGAAGACCTCAAGAAGTTCCGCACCAAGAGCCGGACCTGGGCAGGAGAAAAGAGCAAAAGGGAGATGTACAGTCGTCTGAAGAAGCTCTGA